One genomic region from Microcystis panniformis FACHB-1757 encodes:
- a CDS encoding helix-turn-helix domain-containing protein — protein MPKTTDAIKIIHQIIADDPTIQEQIALESINAEIAQLIYDSRTKAGLTQQQLADLIHVEKSVIEDLEDADYQDNPLIMLQKIATALNQKVKMSLVS, from the coding sequence ATGCCTAAAACCACAGATGCCATAAAAATCATTCATCAAATCATCGCAGACGATCCCACAATACAAGAACAAATCGCCCTAGAATCCATCAACGCAGAAATCGCACAACTGATTTATGACTCTCGTACAAAAGCTGGATTAACCCAACAACAACTAGCCGACCTAATCCATGTTGAAAAATCCGTTATTGAAGATCTAGAAGACGCTGACTATCAAGACAATCCCCTAATAATGCTGCAAAAAATCGCCACCGCACTCAATCAAAAAGTCAAAATGAGCCTTGTTAGCTAA